Proteins from one Portunus trituberculatus isolate SZX2019 chromosome 38, ASM1759143v1, whole genome shotgun sequence genomic window:
- the LOC123514806 gene encoding venom protease-like: MDCSSLWLFCLLVATANTTPNDKVMDISPPLGYDALDCGKSAVKIIETFGPDFRIRTSDVSLSRKKRSNSPFVPVSISKTTPVELLPNEGGRNKRAIIGGIISTRNAWPWVALIGERDTAGINWFCGGALINEYWVLTALHCFHNNKAEVVRLGEHDYNNNNDGADHEDIPVADKIEYPDYIYPQGYHDLALLRLERKVTLQEFILPVCLPWGSKIEENIVDSKATVMGWGHTSLGGFLSPTLMEVDVQVFPTSRCNSSYFSLPHYPDHWPRGIGEETLCAGDVEGGKDSCQGDSGGPLVTRDSRGRYVAAGVVSQGYGCGHKDYLGLYVNLRHPAYLAWIKRVAFAP; encoded by the exons ACACCACACCAAACGATAAGGTGATGGACATTTCCCCTCCGTTAGGATACGACGCACTGG ACTGCGGGAAAAGTGCGGTCAAAATCATCGAGACTTTTGGACCTGACTTCAGGATAAGGACGAGCGATGTCTCCTTGAGTCGAAAGAAGCGAAGTAATTCACCCTTTGTGCCAGTGTCAATATCAAAGACGACGCCCGTTGAGCTTTTACCAAATGAAGGAGGTCGTAATAAGCGTGCTATTATTGGTGGAATCATATCGACAAGAAACGCTTGGCCATGGGTG GCACTAATTGGGGAGCGAGACACAGCTGGTATCAACTGGTTCTGCGGCGGGGCACTAATTAATGAATATTGGGTCCTCACGGCGCTCCACTGCTTCCACAACAA CAAGGCCGAGGTAGTGCGTCTTGGCGAGCACgactataacaataataatgatggggCTGACCACGAGGACATTCCAGTGGCGGATAAGATAGAGTATCCTGATTACATTTACCCACAGGGCTACCACGACCTAGCTCTGCTCAGGCTGGAACGCAAAGTCACACTGCAG GAATTCATCTTACCGGTGTGTCTTCCTTGGGGAAGCAAGATCGAGGAGAACATCGTGGATAGCAAGGCAACAGTGATGGGTTGGGGCCACACATCGTTAG GAGGCTTCCTAAGTCCTACGCTGATGGAGGTGGACGTGCAGGTGTTCCCTACCTCCAGATGCAACAGCAGctacttctctctccctcattaccCAGACCACTGGCCACGCGGCATCGGGGAAGAAACACTGTGTGCCGGGGATGTCGAGGGTGGCAAGGACTCCTGCCAG GGGGACTCTGGCGGACCTCTGGTCACTCGGGACAGCCGGGGGCGCTACGTGGCGGCGGGCGTAGTGTCGCAAGGCTACGGGTGTGGCCACAAGGACTATCTCGGCCTGTACGTCAACCTGCGCCACCCAGCCTACCTTGCTTGGATTAAGAGGGTGGCTTTCGCACCTTAG